One window from the genome of Oryza glaberrima chromosome 3, OglaRS2, whole genome shotgun sequence encodes:
- the LOC127765730 gene encoding uncharacterized protein LOC127765730, which translates to MSGVRVAAKAPAAAAAWPYVEYMARWERQVERRQLFLRSYHFSRDVELSPRARARRVVWVGLRRLRRAAATGLRRLRARLRLCFAWVSRRRNIHRRGARFGRYGRLSGGAAHAPAPAASSSVCFW; encoded by the coding sequence ATGTCCGGCGTGcgggtggcggcgaaggcgcctgcggcggcggcggcgtggccgtaCGTGGAGTACATGGCGCGGTGGGAGCGGCAGGTGGAGCGGAGGCAGCTGTTCCTGCGGAGCTACCACTTCTCGCGCGACGTCGAGCTCtcgccgcgggcgcgggcgcggcgcgtcGTCTGGGTCGGGCTCCGCaggctccgccgcgccgcggccacggggctccggcggctgcgcgcgcgcctccgcctctgctTCGCCTGGGTCTCCCGCCGCCGGAAcatccaccgccgcggcgcccgcttCGGCCGCTACGGCCgcctctccggcggcgccgcccacgccccggcgcccgccgcgtcgtcgtccgtGTGCTTCTGGTAG
- the LOC127766452 gene encoding transcription factor JUNGBRUNNEN 1-like — translation MADDDEIALEPGYVFHPSDDGLITLFLRPSIAKIPFEDRLINHADVYSADPAELVGEHRPAPGTHGSSSVWYFFCSPRFTSKRKTSGRRQRAVGGGGGGESVWKSEGGKKAVIGADGRRVGYLQKFSYGVYESSSSGSARTFTRLGWCMTEYGLDDDAIDGADKQVLCKVYRSPRAVCAEARTAAAAKSADSPCSGSKRKADDGADHPEAPPSARPRQEEAGSEHGEQPAILPELDLDALLSAPMDDSLGVEFDTATTEQYMRYLMNDEPLPSAPTMEVAGGGDEFIETTNGPCMGEEEIIQRLAAGETLDDILGTNPN, via the coding sequence atggccgacgacgacgagatcgCTCTTGAGCCAGGCTACGTCTTCCACCCTTCCGACGACGGCCTCATCACCCTCTTCCTCCGCCCCAGCATCGCCAAGATCCCCTTCGAGGACCGCCTCATCAACCACGCCGACGTCTACTCCGCCGATCCggccgagctcgtcggcgagcaCAGACCGGCGCCGGGCACCCATGGGAGCAGCAGCGTCTGGTACTTCTTCTGCTCCCCGCGCTTCACCAGCAAGCGCAAGACCTCcgggaggcggcagcgcgcggtcggcggcggcggcggcggcgagagcgtgTGGAAGTCGGAGGGCGGCAAGAAGGCCGTGATCGGCGCCGATGGCCGCCGCGTCGGGTACCTCCAGAAGTTCTCCTATGGCGTCtacgagtcgtcgtcgtcggggtcggCGCGCACGTTCACGAGGCTAGGGTGGTGCATGACGGAGTacggcctcgacgacgacgccatcgaCGGAGCAGACAAGCAGGTGCTCTGCAAGGTCtaccgctcgccgcgcgcggtCTGCGCGgaggcgcgcacggcggcggcggcgaagtcggCCGATTCGCCATGCTCCGGCTCGAAGAGGAAggcggacgacggcgcggaTCACCCGGAGGCGCCGCCcagcgcgcggccgcggcaAGAGGAGGCCGGGAGCGAGCACGGCGAGCAGCCGGCGATCCTGCCGGAGTTGGACCTGGATGCGTTGCTGTCGGCGCCGATGGACGACAGCTTGGGAGTGGAATTCGACACGGCCACGACGGAGCAGTACATGAGGTATCTGATGAACGACGAGCCATTGCCGTCGGCTCCGACGATGGaggttgccggcggcggagacgaaTTCATCGAGACGACGAACGGACCTTGCATGGGCGAAGAGGAGATCATCCAGCGGCTGGCTGCCGGAGAAACCCTCGACGACATTCTTGGCACGAACCCTAATTAA
- the LOC127765705 gene encoding 50S ribosomal protein L18, chloroplastic: protein MLASPALAGARAFAATVSGSLGIPIPAISAPSPSQARRRASLVVVAKVKVSTPQADRIARHVRLRKKVSGTTERPRLSVFRSNKHLYAQVIDDTKSCTLVSASTMHKSLSKDLEYSAGPTVEVAQKIGEVIAKSCLEKGITKVVFDRGGFLYHGRIKALADAARENGLDF, encoded by the exons atgctcgcctcgccggcgctcgccggcgcgcgcgcctTCGCGGCGACCGTGTCCGGGAGCCTCGGCATCCCCATTCCGGCCATCTccgcgccctcgccctcgcaggcgcggcggcgggcctctCTCGTCGTCGTTGCAAAGGTCAAGGTGTCCACTCCCCAGGCCGACCGCATCGCCCGCCATGTCCGCCTCCGCAAGAAG GTTAGTGGCACCACGGAGAGGCCAAGACTCAGTGTTTTCCGCTCAAACAAACATTTATATGCTCAAGTGATTGACGATACAAAGTCATGCACTCTGGTTTCAGCTTCCACAATGCACAAGTCTCTTTCAAAGGACTTGGAATACTCGGCAGGGCCAACAGTT GAAGTGGCACAAAAGATTGGTGAAGTGATTGCCAAGTCTTGCTTGGAGAAAGGAATTACCAaagttgtttttgaccggggtGGTTTCCTCTACCATGGTCGCATTAAAGCTCTGGCTGATGCTGCTAGAGAGAATGGGCTTGATTTCTGA